The following proteins come from a genomic window of Trifolium pratense cultivar HEN17-A07 linkage group LG4, ARS_RC_1.1, whole genome shotgun sequence:
- the LOC123920468 gene encoding UDP-D-apiose/UDP-D-xylose synthase 2: MASPSSTRLDLDGNPIKPLTICMIGAGGFIGSHLCEKLMSETSHKVLALDVYSDKIKHLLEPESLPWNGRIHFHRLNIKNDSRLEGLIKMADLVINLAAICTPADYNTRPLDTIYSNFIDALPVVKICSDTNKRLIHFSTCEVYGKTIGSFLPKDSPLRQDPAYYVLKEDESPCIFGPIEKQRWSYACAKQLIERLVYAEGAENGLEFTIVRPFNWIGPRMDFIPGIDGPSEGVPRVLACFSNNLLRGEPLKLVDGGESQRTFVYIKDAIEAVLLMIENPARANGHIFNVGNPNNEVTVRQLAEMMTKVYTKVSGDQPPETPTIDVSSKEFYGEGYDDSDKRIPDMTIINKQLGWNPKTSLWDLLESTLTYQHRTYAEAIKKVIAQPITS, translated from the exons ATGGCTTCTCCTTCTTCAACACGCTTAGATCTCGACGGTAACCCTATCAAACCTTTAACAATCTGTATGATCGGCGCCGGAGGTTTCATCGGTTCTCATCTCTGTGAAAAACTCATGTCTGAAACTTCTCATAAAGTTCTCGCTTTAGATGTTTACAGTGACAAAATCAAGCATCTTTTAGAACCTGAATCTCTTCCTTGGAATGGTCGCATTCACTTTCACCGTCTTAATATTAAGAATGATTCTAGACTTGAAGGTCTCATCAAGATGGCAGATCTG gttaTAAATCTGGCTGCAATTTGTACTCCTGCTGATTACAATACGCGTCCACTTGATACAATTTATAGCAATTTCATTGATGCACTACCTGTG gTGAAGATCTGTTCTGATACTAATAAGAGGCTTATTCATTTCTCTACTTGTGAAGTGTATGGAAAAACTATTGGAAGTTTTCTTCCAAAAGATAGTCCTCTTCGTCAG GATCCTGCATACTATGTTCTTAAAGAAGATGAGTCTCCATGCATTTTTGGTCCAATCGAAAAGCAGAGATGGTCGTATGCTTGTGCAAAGCAGTTGATTGAGAGACTGGTTTATG CTGAGGGTGCTGAAAATGGCTTGGAGTTTACAATTGTGAGGCCATTTAATTGGATTGGACCCAGAATGGACTTCATTCCCGGTATTGACGGTCCAAGTGAGGGTGTTCCTCGAGTTCTTGCATGCTTCAGCAAT AATCTTCTCAGAGGAGAGCCCCTCAAGCTTGTGGATGGTGGTGAATCCCAGAGAACCTTTGTTTACATCAAAGATGCTATTGAAGCCGTCTTATTGATGATT GAAAATCCTGCCAGAGCCAATGGCCACATCTTTAATGTTGGTAACCCAAACAATGAGGTTACAGTTAGGCAACTTGCTGAAATGATGACCAAG GTCTATACAAAGGTTAGTGGAGATCAACCTCCTGAAACACCTACAATTGATGTGAGCTCAAAAGAATTTTATGGTGAAGGATATGATGATAGTGACAAGAGAATTCCTGACATGACCATAATAAACAAGCAGCTCG GATGGAATCCAAAGACCTCACTTTGGGATCTGCTTGAATCCACACTTACCTATCAGCACAGGACATATGCTGAAGCCATTAAGAAAGTCATTGCACAACCTATTACAAGTTAA